Proteins from a single region of Verrucomicrobiota bacterium:
- a CDS encoding DJ-1/PfpI family protein, which translates to MPRKILIITDDAGESFEILYAQHRFREAGYQPVIAASQKKRLHGVIHDFEPGWTTYIEKPGYLIQADVAIAQVKPSQYEAILLIGGRAPECLRHNDKLIRIVQDFHRRGKWIFSICHGIQILLAAGLGKGRRVTCYCNVRFEVAQCGGTWIDKQSVVDRAGRMVTSQTWESHADFYQDIFMALGANQGKLRRPTRRLGV; encoded by the coding sequence ATGCCTCGAAAAATTCTGATCATCACGGACGATGCCGGCGAATCGTTTGAAATCCTTTATGCCCAACACCGCTTTCGCGAGGCGGGCTATCAACCCGTGATTGCCGCGTCGCAGAAGAAGCGGTTGCACGGCGTCATCCACGACTTCGAGCCGGGCTGGACGACCTATATCGAGAAGCCGGGCTATCTGATCCAGGCGGACGTCGCCATTGCGCAAGTCAAGCCGAGCCAATACGAGGCCATCCTCCTGATCGGCGGGCGCGCGCCGGAATGCCTTCGCCACAACGACAAACTGATCCGGATCGTCCAGGATTTTCATCGCCGCGGGAAATGGATCTTCTCCATTTGCCATGGGATTCAGATTCTGCTCGCGGCTGGTCTTGGGAAGGGCCGGCGGGTCACCTGTTATTGCAATGTGCGGTTTGAAGTCGCGCAATGCGGCGGCACGTGGATCGACAAACAAAGCGTGGTGGATCGCGCGGGCCGGATGGTCACTTCGCAGACCTGGGAAAGCCACGCCGATTTTTACCAGGATATCTTTATGGCGCTTGGCGCCAACCAGGGCAAGCTCCGAAGGCCGACGAGGCGCCTAGGAGTTTGA